A window of the Natronomonas salina genome harbors these coding sequences:
- a CDS encoding acyl-CoA dehydrogenase family protein yields the protein MEFELTDEQRQITEEVGRFADNEIRPEAKEYDREEKAPLDLVEKGAEMGLTGAQIPIDYGGAGYDMLTVALIVEELYSADPGIAGSILGTAFGSEAIIAFGTEDQKERWLPELAAGEAICGSAISEPHAGSDVSSISTRAEKDGDEYVIDGNKMWITNGSIGDFFVVLCKTDPDAEGRYNGFSQIVVESDRDGFESDKITGKMGIRASDTAELIFDDVRVPEENLVGTEGAGFLQQMQFFDETRTQVAAQGIGIAKGANERALEYAQEREQFGRPIGDFQAIQHKLADMHTRTEAARQLTYKSAWSVENRDDQLTMLASMAKEFASRVAVDCANECVQIHGGSGYVDDFDAERFYRDAKITQIYEGTTEIQKNIIARELQGKGM from the coding sequence ATGGAGTTCGAGCTGACCGACGAACAACGCCAGATAACGGAGGAGGTCGGCCGCTTCGCCGACAACGAGATCCGCCCCGAGGCCAAGGAGTACGACCGCGAGGAGAAAGCGCCGCTCGACCTCGTCGAGAAGGGCGCCGAGATGGGCCTGACCGGCGCGCAGATCCCCATCGACTACGGCGGCGCGGGCTACGACATGCTCACCGTCGCGCTCATCGTCGAGGAGCTGTACTCGGCCGACCCGGGCATCGCCGGCAGCATCCTCGGCACCGCCTTCGGCAGCGAGGCGATCATCGCCTTCGGCACGGAGGACCAGAAAGAGCGGTGGCTGCCCGAACTCGCCGCTGGCGAGGCCATCTGCGGCTCGGCTATCTCAGAACCCCACGCCGGCAGCGACGTCTCCTCCATCTCCACGCGCGCGGAGAAGGACGGCGACGAATACGTCATCGACGGCAACAAGATGTGGATCACCAACGGCTCCATCGGCGACTTCTTCGTCGTCCTCTGCAAGACGGACCCGGACGCCGAGGGCCGCTACAACGGTTTCAGCCAGATCGTCGTCGAATCCGACCGCGACGGGTTCGAATCCGACAAGATCACGGGGAAGATGGGGATTCGCGCCTCCGACACGGCCGAGCTCATCTTCGACGACGTCCGCGTCCCCGAGGAGAACCTCGTCGGGACGGAAGGTGCGGGCTTCCTCCAGCAGATGCAGTTCTTCGACGAGACGCGCACCCAGGTCGCGGCCCAGGGGATCGGCATCGCCAAAGGCGCAAACGAACGCGCCCTGGAGTACGCCCAGGAGCGCGAGCAGTTCGGCCGGCCGATCGGCGACTTCCAGGCCATCCAGCACAAGCTCGCCGACATGCACACCCGGACCGAGGCCGCCCGGCAGCTGACCTACAAGTCCGCGTGGTCCGTCGAGAACCGGGACGACCAGTTGACGATGCTCGCCTCGATGGCCAAGGAGTTCGCCTCCCGGGTGGCGGTCGACTGCGCCAACGAGTGCGTCCAGATCCACGGCGGGTCGGGGTACGTCGACGACTTCGACGCCGAGCGGTTCTACCGCGACGCGAAGATCACCCAGATATACGAAGGGACCACCGAGATTCAGAAGAACATCATCGCCCGCGAGCTGCAGGGGAAGGGGATGTAA